From Lycium ferocissimum isolate CSIRO_LF1 chromosome 12, AGI_CSIRO_Lferr_CH_V1, whole genome shotgun sequence, one genomic window encodes:
- the LOC132041048 gene encoding DEAD-box ATP-dependent RNA helicase 1 gives MEEEKELKKEKKNIPVLPWMRNPIDITTFDQCSLDLLPFIDPRLVVALKNMSITSLFPVQLAVWQETIGPGSSERDLCINSPTGSGKTLAYALPIVQMLSTRSVKCLRALVVLPTRDLALQVKEVFSALAPAVGLSVGLAVGQSSISDEISELIRKPNVEYGICYDPEESSYELQSAVDILVATPGRLMDHISNTDGFTLEHLCYLVVDETDRLLREAYQSWLPTVIHLTSSSIDGNFPSVDDLLPCTYGSLKTIRRVGIERGFKGKAYPRLAKMVLSATLTQDPSKLAQLDLHHPLLLTTGERRYKLPEELKSFKLLCQSKLKPIYLVSLLQSLQGEKSIVFTSSVESTHRLCTLLKFFDNMQIEFKEYSRLQRQSVRSKTLRAFRSGQVQVLISSDAMTRGMDVEGVRNVINYDMPAYIKTFIHRAGRTARAGQSGCCFTLMHKDEIKRFKKMLQKADCNSCPTYSVSSEVIESLRSVYTSALEKLRENVESEKFKKSKIRLKSSNVRKEK, from the exons atggaggaagaaaaagagttgaagaaagagaagaaaaacatCCCTGTATTGCCATGGATGAGAAATCCAATTGACATTACTACCTTTGATCAATGCTCTCTCGATCTTTTGCCTTTTATTGATCCCAG GTTAGTGGTGGCTTTGAAGAATATGAGCATCACTTCACTCTTTCCCGTGCAACTTGCTGTCTGGCAAGAGACAATTGGACCTGGCTCTTCTGAAAGAGACCTTTGTATAAATTCACCTACAGGGAGTGGAAAAACTCTTGCATATGCATTACCAATTGTTCAGATGCTGTCTACACGTTCCGTTAAATGTCTTCGTGCACTAGTGGTCTTGCCTACTAGAGACCTCGCTTTGCAG GTCAAAGAGGTCTTCTCTGCTCTTGCACCTGCAGTAGGTTTGTCTGTCGGCTTGGCAGTCGGTCAGTCATCAATTTCGGATGAAATTTCTGAGCTCATCAGGAAACCCAATGTTGAGTATGGCATATGTTACGATCCTGAAGAATCCTCATACGAGTTACAAAGCGCAGTAGACATTTTAGTGGCAACTCCTGGAAGACTGATGGACCACATCAGTAACACTGATGGTTTTACCCTTGAACATCTATGTTATCTT GTTGTTGACGAAACAGATAGGTTATTAAGGGAAGCTTATCAGTCCTGGCTTCCTACCGTCATTCACTTGACCAGCTCTTCTATTGATGGGAACTTCCCTTCTGTTGATGATCTTCTTCCTTGCACTTATGGTTCATTGAAGACAATCAGAAGAGT GGGCATAGAAAGAGGGTTCAAGGGAAAAGCTTATCCAAGGCTTGCGAAGATGGTTTTATCAGCCACACTAACACAGGACCCAAGTAAACTTGCTCAGCTTGATTTACATCATCCCCTTCTTTTGACGACTGGAGAAAGACGTTACAAGCTTCCCGAAGAACTCAAATCATTTAAACTG CTATGTCAATCGAAGCTTAAGCCAATTTATCTAGTTTCTCTTCTTCAAAGTCTGCAAGGGGAGAAATCAATTGTTTTCACATCATCTGTGGAGTCCACTCATAGATTATGCACCTTGCTTAAGTTTTTCGACAATATGCAAATTGAGTTCAAGGAGTATTCTCGTCTTCAACGTCAATCTGTAAGAAG CAAGACGTTAAGGGCTTTCCGGTCAGGACAAGTGCAAGTGCTTATTTCCTCTGATGCCATGACTCGTGGAATGGATGTTGAAGGAGTGAGAAATGTCATAAACTATGATATGCCTGCATATATAAAAACATTTATTCATCGGGCAGGTCGAACTGCAAGAGCAGGCCAAAGTGGATGTTGCTTTACGTTAATGCATAAAGATGAG aTTAAGCGTTTCAAGAAGATGTTACAAAAAGCTGACTGTAACTCTTGCCCTACCTATTCTGTTTCTTCTGAAGTGATAGAGTCACTCCGCTCTGTGTACACCTCAG CTTTGGAGAAACTTAGAGAGAATGTTGAATcagaaaagtttaagaaaagCAAGATTAGATTGAAGTCGTCAAATGTGAGAAAGGAGAAGTGA